One genomic segment of Syngnathus typhle isolate RoL2023-S1 ecotype Sweden linkage group LG8, RoL_Styp_1.0, whole genome shotgun sequence includes these proteins:
- the zgc:110319 gene encoding NFU1 iron-sulfur cluster scaffold homolog, mitochondrial has translation MAAHARWALYPLLRTARNTPFIRFPERTRILYHSHFRRTTPSEITHVQIRQVSIQTQDTPNPRSMKFLPDKPVLGSGTLDFPSQSSTQCSSLARELFEIEGVKSVFFGPDFITVTKVDEDLEWTDIKRNALETMAKFFESGDPITTGDVHPESSVSEDDDEVVLMIKELLDTRIRPTVQEDGGDVIFKGFVDGIVHLKLVGSCTGCPSSTVTLKNGIQNMMQFYIPEVKAVEQVEDEVDEVNAKVFSDLERKLQE, from the exons GTTTCCAGAAAGGACTAGAATTCTTTACCACAGCCACTTTCGCAGGACAACCCCTTCTGAAATCACACACGTCCAAA tACGACAGGTTTCCATCCAGACTCAAGACACCCCAAACCCGAGAAGCATGAAGTTTCTCCCAGATAAGCCAGTTTTAGGAAGCGGGACACTGGATTTTCCCTCTCAGAGCTCAACACAGTGTTCATCTTTAGCCAG AGAGCTCTTTGAAATCGAAGGAGTGAAAAGTGTGTTCTTTGGGCCAGACTTCATCACCGTCACTAAA GTAGACGAGGACTTGGAGTGGACAGACATCAAGCGCAATGCTCTGGAGACCATGGCCAAATTCTTTGAGAGTGGCGACCCTATCACAACGGGAGACGTCCATCCAGAAAGTA GTGTctctgaagatgatgatgaggtgGTGTTGATGATTAAGGAGCTTCTTGACACCAGAATCAG ACCGACAGTGCAAGAGGACGGCGGTGACGTGATCTTCAAGGGCTTTGTGGATGGCATTGTGCATCTGAAGCTGGTGGGTTCCTGCACGGGGTGCCCCAGCTCCACAGTGACCCTCAAGAACGGCATTCAGAACATGATGCAGTTCTACATTCCCGAAGTGAAGGCAGTAGAGCAG GTGGAAGACGAAGTGGACGAAGTCAACGCAAAGGTCTTCTCAGACCTGGAAcgcaaattacaagagtaa